From Rhodopseudomonas palustris, a single genomic window includes:
- a CDS encoding flagellar hook-length control protein FliK — protein sequence MVNVSPDVAASTASPSSRTSARQERSSHTKDFAALVDSNTAAYDKATAAPAKSDSRSSSSAADDRSTSHSPRAERSEAPDRSRSRDADQSSRRAEDASSSSEPTTSGAKADDAGRADKSSKTRTDKDDGTRSSDGGASSDGKASADATGTDQTKAEDAAVTVTITADATALIAPKVEITTADATATDAAAASGGTPAALAAAAALKAKAAAETATVTKPVEGTAQTATAETASTGIATDPKLAALAAQANAANAPKAGTKTDANAKTDGKAEAKTGDGAAVQTATANASAAAMQPQAAAATAETRPHAVSQAAHTLADGGEGKDGGQKPAASPLGAEAALPQAQANVGSNSQPPTPLAVMPHLQPTLTTAGTTAAGAQQLTANPASNMPVPVDGLAVEIAARARGGATRFDIRLDPAELGRIDVRIDVDRHGQVTSHLTVEKPETLQMLRQDQTQLQRALDDAGLKTGNGGLQFSLRDQSSSGQQGQQQDGGRQPQRLVVSQDDTPPAAVAGRGYGRMLGASGGVDIRI from the coding sequence GTGGTCAACGTATCGCCGGACGTCGCAGCCAGCACCGCCTCCCCGTCGTCCCGCACGTCGGCGCGTCAGGAGCGGTCGTCGCACACCAAGGATTTCGCCGCGCTCGTCGACAGCAATACCGCCGCCTATGACAAGGCTACGGCGGCACCCGCGAAATCGGACTCGCGTTCGTCGAGCAGCGCGGCGGACGACCGCAGCACCAGCCATAGCCCCCGCGCCGAGCGGAGCGAAGCGCCAGATCGCAGCCGCAGCCGCGACGCCGACCAGAGCTCCCGGCGTGCCGAAGACGCATCCTCGTCCTCTGAACCGACGACCTCGGGTGCCAAGGCGGACGATGCCGGCAGAGCCGACAAATCCAGCAAGACCAGAACCGACAAGGACGACGGCACCAGATCCTCCGATGGTGGCGCATCCAGCGATGGCAAGGCCAGCGCGGACGCGACGGGCACCGACCAGACCAAGGCCGAGGATGCCGCCGTGACCGTCACGATCACGGCGGACGCCACCGCGCTGATCGCGCCGAAGGTCGAGATCACGACGGCCGATGCGACCGCCACCGATGCGGCCGCTGCATCCGGTGGCACGCCGGCAGCGCTCGCGGCCGCGGCGGCGCTCAAGGCCAAGGCGGCGGCCGAGACCGCAACTGTCACGAAGCCGGTCGAAGGCACCGCTCAGACCGCGACCGCGGAGACAGCTTCGACCGGTATCGCGACCGATCCGAAACTCGCGGCGCTCGCCGCGCAGGCCAATGCGGCCAATGCGCCGAAGGCCGGCACCAAGACCGACGCCAACGCCAAGACCGATGGAAAGGCCGAGGCGAAGACCGGCGACGGTGCGGCCGTCCAGACCGCGACCGCAAACGCCTCGGCCGCGGCGATGCAGCCGCAGGCCGCTGCGGCAACGGCCGAAACCCGGCCGCACGCCGTCTCCCAGGCCGCCCACACGCTCGCCGACGGCGGCGAAGGCAAGGATGGCGGCCAGAAGCCAGCCGCCTCGCCGCTCGGCGCCGAGGCGGCACTGCCGCAGGCCCAGGCCAATGTCGGCAGCAACAGCCAGCCGCCGACGCCTCTCGCGGTGATGCCGCATCTGCAACCGACCCTTACCACCGCCGGCACGACCGCCGCGGGGGCCCAGCAGCTCACCGCGAACCCGGCGAGCAATATGCCGGTGCCGGTCGACGGCCTCGCCGTGGAAATCGCGGCGCGCGCCCGCGGCGGCGCCACCCGCTTCGACATCCGGCTCGACCCGGCCGAACTCGGCCGCATCGACGTCCGGATCGATGTCGACCGCCATGGTCAGGTGACGTCGCATTTAACCGTGGAGAAGCCCGAGACGTTGCAGATGCTGCGGCAGGACCAGACCCAGTTGCAGCGCGCGCTCGACGATGCCGGCCTGAAGACCGGCAATGGCGGGCTGCAATTCAGCCTGCGCGACCAGTCGTCGTCCGGGCAGCAGGGTCAGCAGCAGGACGGCGGCCGACAGCCGCAACGACTGGTGGTCAGCCAGGATGATACGCCGCCCGCGGCCGTCGCCGGCCGCGGCTACGGCCGCATGCTCGGTGCGAGCGGCGGCGTCGATATCCGGATCTGA
- a CDS encoding class I SAM-dependent methyltransferase: MANDIDRAGVAKAYARWAPIYDLVFGKVFDSGRQSTIAVADAIGGRVLDVGVGTGLSLSDYSKTTRLCGVDISEPMLRKAHERVRTLNLTNVDVLAVMDAKNLAFPADFFDAVVAQYVITAVPDPEATLDDFVRVLKPGGELILVNHIGAESGPRKLFELAFSPIARRLGWRPEFPWARLVNWAARHGGVELAERRPMPPMGHFSLIRYRKL; the protein is encoded by the coding sequence ATGGCGAACGACATCGATCGCGCGGGCGTGGCGAAAGCCTATGCGCGCTGGGCGCCGATTTACGATCTGGTTTTCGGCAAAGTGTTCGACAGCGGCCGGCAATCGACCATCGCGGTGGCCGATGCGATCGGCGGGCGGGTGCTCGACGTCGGCGTCGGCACCGGATTGTCGCTGTCGGATTATTCGAAGACTACGCGGCTGTGCGGCGTCGATATCTCCGAGCCGATGCTGCGCAAGGCGCATGAGCGGGTCCGCACGCTGAACCTCACCAATGTCGACGTTCTGGCGGTGATGGACGCCAAGAACCTGGCGTTCCCGGCCGACTTCTTCGACGCCGTGGTGGCGCAATACGTCATTACCGCGGTGCCGGACCCGGAAGCGACGCTGGACGATTTCGTCCGGGTGCTGAAGCCGGGCGGCGAGCTGATCCTGGTCAACCACATCGGCGCCGAGAGCGGGCCGCGCAAGCTGTTCGAGCTGGCGTTCTCGCCGATCGCGCGCCGGCTCGGCTGGCGGCCGGAGTTCCCGTGGGCGCGGCTAGTGAACTGGGCAGCGCGCCACGGCGGGGTGGAGCTGGCAGAGCGCCGGCCGATGCCGCCGATGGGCCACTTCTCGCTGATCCGCTATCGCAAACTGTGA
- a CDS encoding type 1 glutamine amidotransferase domain-containing protein, giving the protein MAGQLDGKRVAILATNGFEQSELETPRDKLKAAGAQVDIVSPEQGEIKGWDLKDWGRPVKVDKQLGSVKADDYDAIVLPGGQINPDLLRVDRNALKLIKAFYDAGKPVAAVCHAPWLLIETGIAKGKRMTSYHSIKQDVINAGAQWEDSAVVTDNGLITSRNPGDLEAFSAKIVEEIREGKHQRRAA; this is encoded by the coding sequence ATGGCAGGCCAACTCGATGGCAAGCGCGTCGCTATTCTCGCCACCAACGGTTTCGAACAGTCGGAACTCGAAACCCCGCGCGACAAGCTGAAGGCGGCCGGCGCGCAGGTCGATATCGTGTCGCCGGAGCAGGGCGAGATCAAAGGCTGGGATCTGAAGGATTGGGGCCGGCCGGTGAAGGTCGACAAGCAACTCGGCTCGGTGAAGGCCGACGACTACGACGCGATCGTGCTGCCGGGCGGGCAGATCAATCCGGATCTGCTGCGCGTCGATCGGAACGCGCTGAAGCTGATCAAGGCGTTCTACGACGCCGGCAAGCCGGTGGCGGCGGTGTGCCACGCGCCGTGGCTGCTGATTGAAACCGGCATCGCCAAGGGCAAGCGGATGACGTCGTATCACTCGATCAAGCAGGACGTGATCAACGCCGGCGCGCAGTGGGAGGATTCCGCCGTCGTCACCGACAACGGCCTGATCACCTCGCGAAATCCGGGCGACCTCGAGGCGTTCTCCGCCAAGATCGTGGAGGAGATCCGCGAGGGCAAGCATCAGCGCCGCGCGGCCTGA
- the mnmA gene encoding tRNA 2-thiouridine(34) synthase MnmA: MLNSLDLEGRPQDTRVVVAMSGGVDSSATAALLKAQGYDVVGITLQLYDHGAAIHRKGACCAGQDIHDARAVAERIGIPHYVLDYESRFRESVIDSFADSYASGETPVPCIECNRSVKFRDLLATARELGASALATGHYVSSRRLENGSRALVCAADRDRDQSYFLFATTREQLQFLRFPLGDMTKPQTRELARQFGLSVADKHDSQDICFVPTGRYTDVVERLKPNAMEPGDIVDIDGRVLGQHPGIVHFTVGQRRGLGIASRAPLYVLRLDAARRQVVVGPREALLMDRIVLRDVNWIGDGALDDVVGDGLELFVRVRSTREPQPAWLRAANGGYEVELVVGEEGVSPGQACVFYDAAEGQARVLGGGFIKSAAPRRFEGGREQIEAPALAAARG; encoded by the coding sequence ATGCTCAACAGTCTGGATCTCGAAGGCCGGCCGCAGGACACCCGCGTCGTGGTCGCGATGTCCGGCGGGGTGGATTCCTCGGCGACCGCAGCGCTGCTCAAAGCGCAGGGCTACGACGTCGTCGGCATCACGCTGCAACTCTACGATCATGGCGCGGCGATCCATCGCAAGGGCGCCTGCTGTGCCGGCCAGGACATCCACGACGCCCGCGCGGTCGCCGAGCGGATCGGCATTCCGCATTACGTGCTCGACTACGAGAGCCGGTTTCGCGAGTCGGTGATCGACAGCTTTGCCGACAGCTACGCCTCCGGCGAGACGCCGGTGCCGTGCATCGAGTGCAACCGCTCGGTCAAGTTCCGCGACCTCTTGGCCACCGCGCGCGAACTCGGCGCCTCGGCGCTGGCGACCGGTCACTACGTGTCGTCGCGGCGGCTCGAGAACGGATCGCGGGCGCTGGTCTGCGCCGCTGATCGCGACCGCGACCAGAGTTATTTCCTGTTCGCCACCACCCGCGAGCAGCTTCAATTCTTGCGCTTCCCGCTCGGCGACATGACCAAGCCGCAGACCCGCGAGCTGGCGCGGCAGTTCGGCCTGTCGGTCGCCGACAAGCACGACAGCCAGGACATCTGCTTCGTGCCGACCGGGCGCTACACCGACGTGGTCGAGCGGCTGAAGCCGAACGCGATGGAGCCGGGCGACATCGTCGATATCGACGGCCGCGTGCTCGGCCAGCATCCCGGTATCGTGCATTTCACCGTCGGCCAGCGCCGCGGCCTCGGCATCGCGTCGCGCGCGCCGCTGTATGTGCTGCGGCTGGATGCGGCGCGGCGTCAGGTCGTGGTCGGCCCGCGCGAAGCGCTGCTGATGGACCGGATCGTGCTGCGCGACGTCAACTGGATTGGCGACGGCGCGCTCGACGACGTGGTCGGCGACGGACTCGAACTGTTCGTCCGTGTTCGCTCGACGCGGGAGCCGCAGCCGGCCTGGCTGCGCGCCGCGAACGGCGGCTACGAGGTCGAACTCGTGGTCGGCGAGGAGGGCGTGTCGCCGGGCCAGGCCTGCGTGTTCTACGACGCGGCCGAGGGGCAGGCGCGCGTGCTCGGCGGTGGCTTCATCAAGAGCGCCGCGCCGCGCCGGTTCGAAGGCGGGCGCGAGCAAATCGAGGCGCCGGCGCTGGCCGCCGCGCGCGGCTGA
- a CDS encoding thermonuclease family protein, translated as MAAAAVMALAPGVADARGWDTVHRFVHKTGKCGSGKEVLASLYSIGTRTSSGEPMNRDALTAASHEYPLGTTVVVTNPANGRTCSIRVNDRGPFGKPRDLGVKIDFTTGAARCLGMRETQYVCLPGEEPIEIAGVPLVIDGNTVEIRGTKIRLRGIDAPETDQLCVDEKGTGWTCGLAARDELVKRFGEKPWTCQVAGHDKHGRSLGSCAVNAESVEEWMVRSGWAMALVGSARVYEASEVIARDAQSGMWSGAFIAPSDWRHRTRQTTIVGAANVPSSALDILRGPASVADAPSPECVIKGSIGKGGRCTYQQPGSHLYAKLKMGPDNRWFCSVKEAETAGCRAVKK; from the coding sequence GTGGCGGCCGCGGCCGTGATGGCGCTCGCACCCGGCGTAGCGGATGCGCGGGGCTGGGATACCGTGCACCGCTTCGTTCACAAGACCGGCAAATGCGGTTCGGGCAAAGAGGTGCTGGCGTCGCTGTATTCGATCGGCACGCGAACGAGCAGCGGCGAACCGATGAACCGAGACGCCCTGACCGCAGCCTCCCACGAATACCCTCTCGGCACCACCGTGGTCGTCACCAACCCCGCGAACGGGCGGACCTGCAGCATTCGGGTCAACGACCGCGGCCCGTTCGGAAAGCCGCGCGACCTCGGCGTGAAGATCGACTTCACCACCGGCGCGGCACGGTGCCTCGGCATGCGTGAAACGCAGTATGTCTGCCTGCCAGGTGAGGAGCCGATCGAGATTGCCGGGGTGCCGCTCGTGATCGACGGCAACACGGTCGAGATCAGAGGGACGAAGATTCGGCTGCGGGGGATCGACGCGCCGGAAACAGACCAGTTGTGTGTCGACGAGAAGGGCACCGGCTGGACCTGCGGTCTCGCCGCCCGCGACGAACTCGTCAAGCGGTTCGGCGAGAAGCCATGGACCTGCCAGGTCGCCGGTCACGACAAACACGGCAGGTCGCTCGGAAGCTGTGCCGTGAATGCGGAGAGCGTCGAAGAGTGGATGGTGCGGTCCGGATGGGCGATGGCGCTCGTCGGCTCGGCGCGCGTCTATGAGGCTTCCGAAGTCATCGCTCGGGACGCGCAATCCGGCATGTGGTCGGGCGCTTTCATCGCCCCTTCGGATTGGCGGCACCGAACCCGCCAGACCACCATCGTCGGGGCCGCCAACGTGCCGAGCAGCGCCCTCGACATCCTGCGCGGGCCCGCCTCGGTGGCCGATGCGCCGTCGCCGGAATGCGTCATCAAAGGCAGTATCGGCAAGGGCGGCCGATGCACTTATCAGCAGCCCGGCAGTCACCTCTACGCGAAGCTGAAGATGGGGCCGGACAACCGCTGGTTCTGCAGCGTCAAGGAAGCCGAGACGGCGGGGTGCCGGGCCGTCAAGAAATGA
- a CDS encoding HlyD family type I secretion periplasmic adaptor subunit, protein MTASATPKPRHGDPFRDIRRAAGLGIATLVIVASTAGVWAMTAPLASAVIAPAQVVVDSNVRRVQHPTGGVVAEIYVNDGDEVRAGDMLVRLDETMPRANLALIENQLNQLMVRRARLQSEQNGSDTVALPAEIAARRNVAAIAEMIDGETTLFVRRRDAISGQQSQLRERKAQIADEIRGLEAQIVSKREQIRWIQTELEGVRQLYEKNLVPYARLTALEREASRLTGEEGQLIAEIARAKGRITETELQIIQLVQDQRREVATELRDVETKIADLGERRIAALDQLDRVVLRAPQDGLVHQKSVHTVGGVITAGEQLMLIVPKDSLVVEAKVDPQMIDRLRVGQSARLRFSAFDAAVTPELDGTLTRVAADLTKDQQSGVAYYVARISLVPSELAKLDGKALVPGMPVEAFIQNGVRTAFAYLRKPLEDQLARAMRQK, encoded by the coding sequence ATGACCGCATCCGCAACGCCCAAACCTCGCCACGGCGATCCGTTCCGCGATATCAGACGCGCGGCCGGGCTCGGAATTGCCACGCTGGTGATCGTCGCCTCGACGGCCGGCGTCTGGGCCATGACGGCGCCGCTCGCCAGCGCCGTGATCGCGCCGGCGCAGGTGGTGGTCGACAGCAACGTCCGCCGCGTCCAGCATCCGACCGGCGGTGTCGTCGCCGAGATCTACGTCAACGACGGCGATGAAGTTCGCGCCGGCGACATGCTGGTCCGTCTCGACGAGACGATGCCGCGCGCCAATCTGGCGCTGATCGAAAATCAGCTCAACCAGCTCATGGTTCGTCGCGCCCGGCTGCAATCCGAACAGAACGGCAGCGATACGGTGGCGTTGCCCGCCGAGATCGCCGCGCGTCGCAACGTTGCGGCAATCGCCGAAATGATCGACGGCGAAACGACGCTGTTCGTCCGGCGACGCGACGCGATCAGCGGCCAGCAATCGCAGCTCCGCGAGCGCAAGGCGCAGATCGCGGACGAGATCCGCGGCCTCGAGGCGCAGATCGTCTCGAAGCGCGAACAGATCCGCTGGATTCAAACCGAGCTGGAAGGCGTGCGCCAGCTCTACGAGAAGAACCTCGTCCCCTATGCGCGTCTCACCGCGCTGGAACGCGAGGCGTCCCGGCTGACCGGTGAAGAGGGCCAGTTGATCGCCGAGATCGCCCGCGCCAAGGGCCGGATCACCGAAACCGAACTACAGATCATTCAGCTGGTTCAGGATCAGCGCCGCGAGGTGGCGACCGAACTTCGTGACGTCGAGACCAAGATCGCCGATCTCGGCGAACGCCGCATCGCCGCGCTGGATCAGTTGGATCGCGTCGTGCTGCGTGCGCCGCAGGACGGGCTGGTCCACCAGAAATCAGTCCACACCGTCGGCGGCGTGATCACTGCGGGCGAACAGCTCATGCTGATCGTGCCCAAAGATTCTCTGGTGGTTGAAGCCAAGGTCGACCCGCAGATGATCGACCGGCTCAGGGTCGGGCAATCGGCCAGGCTTCGGTTCAGCGCCTTCGACGCCGCGGTGACTCCCGAACTCGACGGCACACTGACCCGGGTCGCCGCCGACCTCACCAAGGATCAGCAATCCGGCGTGGCTTACTACGTCGCGCGCATCAGCCTCGTCCCCAGCGAACTCGCCAAGCTCGACGGCAAGGCGCTGGTCCCCGGGATGCCGGTCGAAGCCTTCATTCAGAACGGCGTGCGCACCGCGTTCGCCTATCTGCGCAAGCCGCTCGAAGACCAACTCGCTCGCGCGATGCGGCAGAAGTAA
- a CDS encoding flagellar hook capping FlgD N-terminal domain-containing protein, whose translation MSVDYSTATTPYSAPNANYSAESAKSKTSSTPGIADNFQTFLTLLTTQLKNQNPMDPLDTNQFTQQLVQFAGIEQQLKSNESLSSLVELQTTAQATQALNFIGASAVVDGSKTQLTDSKATWSLSTDKPVTAQVSIESDTGQTVYSGKFTINAGNDQAFAWDGRGNDGTQWPDGNYKLSIVATDASGQTATVSTQIYGTIDSVDLTQTPPKLSIGGQSFTLDQINKLVRPTTSTPATAM comes from the coding sequence ATGTCCGTCGATTACTCAACCGCGACTACGCCGTACTCGGCGCCGAACGCGAACTATTCCGCGGAGAGCGCGAAGTCGAAGACCAGCTCGACGCCGGGGATCGCCGACAACTTCCAGACCTTCCTGACGCTGCTGACGACGCAGCTCAAGAACCAGAACCCGATGGATCCGCTGGACACCAACCAGTTCACCCAGCAGCTCGTGCAGTTCGCCGGCATCGAACAGCAGCTCAAGTCCAACGAATCGCTGAGCTCGCTGGTGGAGCTGCAGACCACCGCGCAGGCGACGCAGGCGCTCAACTTCATCGGCGCCAGCGCCGTCGTCGACGGCAGCAAGACGCAGTTGACCGACAGCAAGGCGACGTGGTCGCTGTCGACCGACAAGCCGGTGACGGCGCAGGTCTCGATCGAGAGCGACACCGGACAGACGGTGTATTCGGGCAAGTTCACCATCAACGCCGGCAACGATCAGGCGTTCGCCTGGGACGGCCGCGGCAACGACGGCACGCAATGGCCGGACGGCAACTACAAGCTGTCGATCGTCGCCACCGATGCGTCGGGCCAGACCGCCACCGTCTCCACCCAGATCTACGGCACGATCGACTCCGTGGACCTGACCCAGACCCCGCCGAAGCTGTCGATCGGCGGCCAGAGCTTCACGCTCGACCAGATCAACAAGCTGGTCCGGCCGACCACCTCGACGCCGGCGACCGCGATGTAA
- a CDS encoding lytic murein transglycosylase, whose translation MSKLRLAFVTCALAGALLSAAPAEAARCGGDFNTFVSSISAEAAQAGISQSVISQALGGVTPDPAVLAFDRRQRGTFNKTFEQYVATRVGPGRIKTGRAMLMRHASLLSRIERQFGVPPQIVVAIWGLESDFGKGDMGKLPVFRVLATMAHDCRRTELFQGELLAALQIVQRGDLTLRDMVGAYAGELGQTQFLPSSYIKYGVDFDGNGHVDLRHSVPDVLASTANLLKTAGWKAGGSYEEGTANFEAMREWNRALVYRKTIAYFADRLVEP comes from the coding sequence ATGTCGAAGCTGCGCCTTGCTTTCGTCACTTGCGCCCTCGCCGGCGCGCTGTTGTCCGCGGCGCCGGCCGAGGCGGCCCGCTGCGGCGGTGATTTCAACACGTTTGTCTCCAGCATTTCGGCCGAGGCCGCACAGGCAGGCATTTCGCAGAGCGTGATTTCCCAGGCGCTCGGCGGCGTCACGCCGGATCCTGCGGTGCTGGCATTCGACCGCCGCCAGCGCGGCACCTTCAACAAAACTTTCGAGCAGTATGTGGCGACGCGGGTCGGGCCGGGCCGGATCAAGACCGGTCGCGCGATGCTGATGCGTCATGCGTCGCTGCTGTCGCGGATCGAGCGGCAGTTCGGCGTGCCGCCGCAGATCGTGGTGGCGATCTGGGGGCTGGAATCGGATTTCGGCAAGGGTGACATGGGCAAATTGCCGGTATTCCGCGTGCTGGCGACGATGGCGCACGACTGCCGTCGCACCGAGCTGTTCCAGGGCGAGCTCTTGGCAGCGTTGCAGATTGTGCAGCGCGGCGACCTCACCTTGCGCGACATGGTCGGCGCCTATGCGGGAGAGCTCGGCCAGACCCAGTTCCTGCCGTCGTCCTACATCAAATACGGCGTCGATTTCGACGGCAACGGCCACGTCGATCTGCGCCACAGCGTGCCGGACGTGCTGGCCTCGACCGCCAACCTGCTCAAGACCGCGGGCTGGAAGGCCGGCGGTTCCTACGAGGAGGGAACGGCGAATTTCGAGGCGATGCGCGAGTGGAACCGGGCGCTGGTGTATCGCAAGACGATTGCTTACTTCGCCGACAGGCTGGTCGAGCCGTGA
- a CDS encoding type I secretion system permease/ATPase → MTAVSSAPPPNASRDLPSTAIASCTSAFLAVGLFSAVLNLLMLTGSIYMLQVYDRVIPSHSAPTLIALSIAVAAAYALQGLFDLLRQRILTRIGSALHAALWQPVVCNIVRGPLRGGGANRGLQLSHDLDSVRSFLSGFGPTTLFDLPWMPLYLAGCFLLHPYLGWTLVAGAVLLFGIALLTELLTRAPTRDSSRAGAIRGIQLEAGRRNAEIVAALGMERRLIARIAVANDDLVAAQQRNADIAGSLGALSKTLRFMLQSALLGIGAYLVIEGLASGGVMIAASIMGSRALAPVELAISIWRPFLGARQAWQRLRAALGSGDAPAPEVAPERAVSSLTVDQVTIAAPGGTSAIVHGASFALEAGQAVGIIGPSAAGKSTLARALVGIWPIARGEIRLDGATLDQWPAESRGGMIGYLPQDVELFDGTVAENIARFDPEIDEAAVIAAAKVAGAYDMILKLPKGFEMRIGEAGATLSGGQRQRIALARALYKDPFMVVLDEPNSSLDAEGDAALTDAIRRVRARGGIAVIIAHRPAALAAVDLVLTLAAGQVQAFGPKDEVLRKSLAAHPAASGTSLQAVPDPRSAPAAAVS, encoded by the coding sequence ATGACCGCAGTATCGTCAGCCCCGCCGCCAAACGCGTCTCGGGACCTCCCCTCCACCGCGATCGCCTCGTGCACGAGCGCCTTTCTGGCGGTCGGACTGTTTTCGGCGGTGCTCAATCTGCTGATGCTCACCGGCTCGATCTACATGTTGCAGGTGTATGATCGGGTCATCCCTTCGCACAGCGCGCCGACCCTGATCGCACTGTCGATTGCGGTGGCGGCAGCCTATGCGCTGCAGGGCCTGTTCGACTTGCTGCGCCAGCGGATTCTGACCCGGATCGGATCGGCGTTGCACGCAGCGCTATGGCAACCGGTCGTCTGCAACATCGTGCGCGGACCGCTGCGAGGTGGCGGCGCCAATCGCGGCCTGCAGTTGTCGCACGATCTGGATTCGGTGCGATCGTTCCTGTCCGGTTTCGGTCCGACGACGTTGTTCGATCTGCCTTGGATGCCGCTTTATCTCGCGGGCTGCTTCCTGCTGCATCCCTATCTCGGCTGGACGCTGGTCGCGGGCGCCGTGCTGCTGTTCGGGATCGCGCTGCTCACCGAGTTGCTGACCCGCGCCCCAACTCGCGACTCCTCGCGCGCCGGCGCGATCCGCGGCATCCAGTTGGAAGCCGGCCGGCGCAATGCCGAGATCGTCGCTGCGCTCGGAATGGAGCGGCGACTGATCGCGCGGATCGCCGTCGCCAACGACGATCTAGTCGCCGCCCAGCAGCGCAACGCCGATATCGCCGGATCGCTCGGCGCATTGTCCAAGACGCTGCGGTTCATGCTGCAATCGGCGCTGCTCGGCATCGGCGCGTACTTGGTGATCGAGGGCCTCGCCAGCGGCGGCGTGATGATCGCGGCGTCGATCATGGGCAGCCGTGCGCTCGCCCCGGTCGAGCTGGCGATTTCGATCTGGCGTCCGTTCCTCGGCGCGCGACAGGCGTGGCAACGATTGCGCGCGGCGCTGGGCAGCGGCGACGCTCCGGCCCCCGAGGTGGCGCCCGAGCGCGCCGTCAGCAGCCTCACGGTCGATCAGGTGACGATCGCGGCGCCGGGCGGCACCAGCGCGATCGTGCACGGCGCCTCGTTCGCCCTCGAGGCCGGACAGGCCGTCGGCATCATCGGCCCATCGGCCGCCGGAAAGTCGACGCTGGCGCGGGCGCTGGTCGGAATATGGCCGATCGCACGCGGCGAGATTCGTCTCGACGGCGCCACTCTCGATCAGTGGCCGGCGGAAAGCCGCGGCGGCATGATCGGCTATCTGCCCCAGGACGTCGAATTGTTCGACGGCACGGTGGCGGAGAATATCGCGCGCTTCGATCCCGAGATCGACGAGGCCGCCGTGATCGCGGCGGCGAAGGTCGCCGGCGCTTACGACATGATCCTGAAGCTCCCGAAGGGGTTCGAGATGCGGATCGGCGAAGCCGGCGCCACGCTGTCCGGCGGCCAGCGTCAGCGGATCGCGCTGGCGCGTGCGCTGTACAAGGATCCGTTCATGGTCGTGCTCGACGAGCCGAATTCGAGCCTGGACGCCGAAGGCGATGCTGCGTTGACCGACGCGATCCGGCGCGTTCGCGCGCGCGGCGGCATCGCCGTCATCATCGCGCATCGGCCGGCGGCGCTCGCCGCGGTCGATCTGGTGCTGACCTTGGCGGCCGGCCAGGTGCAGGCTTTCGGCCCGAAGGACGAAGTGCTGCGCAAGTCGCTCGCGGCTCACCCGGCGGCGAGCGGAACGTCGCTGCAGGCGGTGCCCGACCCGCGTTCGGCGCCGGCTGCCGCCGTCAGTTGA